The following coding sequences are from one Reyranella humidisoli window:
- a CDS encoding ABC transporter ATP-binding protein, with translation MAGPSTSRSAPLLSVRDVSVRFGGIVALDGVSFDVFAGQIAGLIGPNGAGKTTLFNCLSRLYTPSSGDVQFEGKTILNRPRHAIPQIGIGRTFQNVALFDNMSVLDNVKVGCHSVSSTSFLENALRVPKVKVEEEAITRRAEELIAFMDLVPFTHAIAGPLPFPIRKRVELARALASSPKLLLLDEPAAGLNHDEIEVLKGQIKRVRDLQNVTVLLVEHHMSLVMSVSDKVVAIDFGKKIADGTPAEVQRDPEVIRAYLGTS, from the coding sequence ATGGCAGGACCATCCACATCTCGCAGCGCGCCGCTGCTCAGCGTGCGCGACGTTTCCGTCCGGTTCGGCGGCATCGTCGCCCTCGACGGCGTATCCTTCGACGTCTTTGCCGGCCAGATCGCCGGCCTGATCGGTCCCAACGGGGCCGGCAAGACGACCCTCTTCAATTGCCTGAGCCGGCTCTACACGCCCAGCAGCGGCGACGTGCAGTTCGAGGGCAAGACGATCCTGAACCGGCCGAGACACGCCATCCCCCAGATCGGCATCGGCCGCACGTTCCAGAACGTGGCCCTGTTCGACAACATGTCGGTTCTCGACAATGTGAAGGTCGGTTGCCACAGCGTCAGTTCGACCAGCTTCCTGGAGAACGCGCTGCGCGTTCCCAAGGTCAAGGTCGAGGAGGAGGCGATCACCCGGCGGGCCGAGGAGCTGATCGCCTTCATGGACCTGGTGCCCTTTACCCACGCCATAGCTGGCCCGTTGCCGTTCCCGATCCGCAAAAGGGTGGAACTCGCTCGCGCGCTGGCCTCCAGCCCCAAGCTTCTGCTGCTCGACGAGCCGGCGGCCGGGTTGAACCACGACGAGATCGAGGTGCTGAAGGGCCAGATCAAGCGTGTTCGCGACCTCCAGAACGTCACGGTGCTCCTGGTCGAGCATCATATGAGCCTGGTCATGTCCGTGTCGGACAAGGTCGTGGCGATCGATTTTGGCAAGAAGATCGCCGACGGCACGCCGGCGGAAGTGCAGCGCGATCCGGAAGTGATCCGCGCCTATCTGGGGACCTCGTAA
- a CDS encoding ABC transporter ATP-binding protein, protein MAALLEVKGLKAFYGQTQSLYDVAFDIPTGGITTLLGANGAGKTTTLRAICNMVRTDGTIRFDGKDIRGMATEEIVRQRIAHVPEGRGTFTTLTVDENLRIAAYTRKDKQGVKDELERVFVYFPRLKERIQQQAGTLSGGEQQMLAIARALMLKPRLMLLDEPSFGLAPLIVLEIFRILRRINEEEKVSILLVEQNAALALDLATHAYVLETGRVVMSGPSDVVKNDENVRKSYLGY, encoded by the coding sequence ATGGCGGCGCTTCTCGAGGTTAAGGGGCTCAAGGCCTTCTACGGCCAGACGCAGTCGCTCTACGATGTCGCCTTCGACATCCCCACCGGCGGCATCACGACCCTGCTGGGCGCCAACGGCGCCGGCAAGACGACCACGCTGCGGGCGATCTGCAACATGGTCCGAACCGACGGCACGATCCGCTTCGACGGCAAGGACATCCGCGGCATGGCCACGGAAGAGATCGTGCGCCAGCGCATCGCCCATGTCCCGGAGGGACGCGGCACCTTCACGACGCTTACGGTCGACGAGAATCTCCGCATCGCAGCCTACACCCGCAAGGACAAGCAGGGGGTGAAGGACGAGCTGGAGCGTGTCTTCGTCTACTTCCCGCGCCTCAAGGAACGCATCCAGCAGCAGGCCGGCACGCTGTCGGGCGGCGAGCAGCAGATGCTGGCCATCGCCCGTGCATTGATGCTGAAGCCGCGCCTGATGCTGCTCGACGAGCCTTCGTTCGGCCTGGCGCCGCTGATCGTGCTGGAGATCTTCCGCATCCTGCGGCGCATCAACGAGGAAGAGAAAGTGAGCATCCTGCTGGTCGAGCAGAACGCCGCGCTCGCCCTCGACCTCGCCACGCATGCCTACGTGCTCGAAACCGGCAGGGTCGTGATGTCGGGTCCCTCGGACGTCGTCAAGAACGACGAGAACGTCCGCAAATCCTACCTCGGCTACTGA
- a CDS encoding branched-chain amino acid ABC transporter permease encodes MEQFLQQIASGLANGAIYACVALALVMIYVSTDHINFAQGEMAMFSTYISWQLMSWGMSFWVAFVLTVLISFAMGVLIERLILRPLHNAPVLSIIVVFIGLLAIFNSMAGAFWSYLIKEFPSPFPKSSFGIAGVIGPHQLGVVVITLIVLGLLFVFFRYTPLGLAMRAAAQNPQMARLVGVRVDWMLALGWGLAASVGAVAGIMVAHIVYLEPNMMGGILLYAFASALVGGISNPAGAVAGGFIVGILENMVAYAGNQIEKATGVYIIGNGEKLTVALIIVIFVLTVKPAGLFGRVVVKRV; translated from the coding sequence ATGGAACAGTTTCTCCAGCAGATCGCTTCCGGCCTCGCCAACGGCGCCATCTATGCCTGCGTGGCCCTTGCGCTGGTCATGATCTACGTCTCGACCGACCACATCAATTTCGCCCAGGGCGAGATGGCGATGTTCAGCACCTACATCTCCTGGCAGCTCATGAGCTGGGGGATGAGCTTCTGGGTCGCGTTCGTGCTCACGGTTCTCATATCCTTCGCCATGGGCGTGCTGATCGAGCGGTTGATCCTGAGACCGCTGCACAATGCGCCGGTCCTCTCGATCATCGTGGTGTTCATCGGCCTGCTGGCAATTTTCAACTCGATGGCCGGCGCCTTCTGGAGCTACCTGATCAAGGAGTTCCCGTCGCCGTTCCCCAAGAGCAGCTTCGGCATCGCCGGCGTGATCGGGCCGCATCAGCTGGGGGTGGTGGTGATCACCCTGATCGTGCTGGGGCTCCTGTTCGTGTTCTTCCGCTACACGCCGCTCGGTCTGGCGATGCGCGCGGCGGCGCAGAACCCGCAGATGGCGCGCCTGGTCGGGGTGCGGGTCGACTGGATGCTGGCGCTGGGATGGGGCCTCGCCGCCTCGGTCGGTGCGGTGGCCGGCATCATGGTCGCCCACATCGTCTATCTCGAACCCAACATGATGGGCGGCATCCTGCTCTACGCCTTTGCCAGTGCCCTGGTCGGGGGCATCTCGAACCCGGCCGGCGCGGTCGCCGGCGGCTTCATCGTCGGCATCCTCGAGAACATGGTGGCCTATGCCGGCAACCAGATCGAGAAGGCGACCGGCGTCTACATCATCGGCAACGGCGAGAAGCTCACGGTGGCGCTCATCATCGTGATCTTCGTGCTGACGGTTAAGCCCGCGGGCCTGTTCGGCCGCGTCGTCGTGAAGAGGGTCTGA